CGTGGGCCTGGGTCTGGTGGGCAGCTGGTCCGCCATGCGCAAGTACCTGACCATGGAAAGCGAGATCTGATGGCACGCCGCCTGCGCCTGGCCGCCCTGGTGGTGGTCCTCGGGACGTTGGGGGTCGGGCCCGTGCGGGCCGCCGACCCCCTCCAGGACACCATCCGCGAGAACACGAACAAGCTCGCCGAGCTGCGGGCCCGCATCCGCGAGAAGCAGGAGGCCATGGACGCCCTGGCCGACCAGGCCGCCGCCGTCGCCCGCAGCCGCGAGGAGATCGAGCAGGAGATCGAGCAGTCGCGCACCCTGACCGCCGAGATGGCCAAGCGCGAGGCCGACCTGGCCGTCCAGAGCGCGACCCTCGCGGGCGTCGTCGACAGCAGTCGCACCCGCTACGCCGACCAGAAAAGGGCTTTGGCGGCCACCCTGCGCGCCATGTACATCCGCGACAAGAAGACCGAGCTGGAGATGGCCCTCACCGCCGACAGCTTCTCCGAGCTGATGACCCGCATGAAGGTGGCCCGCATGCTGGCGCGCCTCGAGGCCGGCGTCGTCGAGCACACGCGCCGGGAAGGTCAGCGCGTGGTGCAGGAGCAGCGCCTGCTCGACGCGGCGCTGGCCGAGATCTGGCAGACCCGCGAGGAGAAGCGGTCCGAGAGCGAACGCCTCGAACTGCTCATGGCCGAGCAGGCGGCGTCGCTGCGCGAACTGGAGACCGAGCGCAAGGACCTGAAGAACAGCCTGCTCGAACTCAACATGAACGAGCAGAAGCTGAACTACATCCTGGCCGACCTGGAGCAGCAGCGCACCGAGACCGCGGCCCGCATGCCCGACACCGACACCGGCGCCGGCAGCCTGGCGGCCCAGGCCGGGCGCCTCGACTGGCCCGTGCAGGGCGAGCTGGTGCGCGGTTTCGGCCGCTCGGTGCACCCGCAGTTCAAGACCGTGACCCTGAACAACGGCTGGAACATCGCCGCCGGCGCGGGGGCCCCCGTGGCCGCCGTGGCGGGCGGCAAGGTCGAGTTCTCCGATGATTTGCCCGGATTCGGCCCATGCGTTATCCTGGACCACGGCGAGGGCTACTACACCCTCTACGCGCATCTGGGCCAGGTCTTCGTCGCCAAGGGCGACGCGATCGCCCGCGGCCAGGTCCTGGCCGAGGTCGGGCGCCCGTCCGGCGCGGAGGAGCCCCAGCTCTACTTCGAACTCCGCCAGGGACGCACGCCCCTCGACCCCGGCGACTGGTTGAAATCCCGGTAGCGGCGTCTGCCGGGGGAAGGCGCGGCCCGACCTTGGCACGACAGGCATTCCTCGGACGCGACGCCGCGCTGGCCACCCTGGCCAGGCTGGCCGAAGCCGGCAAGCTGGGCCAGCCCTTCCTGCTGGTGGGGCCGGAGGGCTCGGGCAAGGAGAACACCGCCCTCGAATTCGCCCGCCGGCTCAACTGCGCCGACCCCGCCGACTGCCGCCCCGGCCACCTCTGCGAAAGCTGCGTCAAGGCCCTCAGCTTCCAGCACCCGGACATCCGCTGGATCGGGCCGGCGCCCGC
The genomic region above belongs to bacterium and contains:
- a CDS encoding peptidoglycan DD-metalloendopeptidase family protein, with protein sequence MARRLRLAALVVVLGTLGVGPVRAADPLQDTIRENTNKLAELRARIREKQEAMDALADQAAAVARSREEIEQEIEQSRTLTAEMAKREADLAVQSATLAGVVDSSRTRYADQKRALAATLRAMYIRDKKTELEMALTADSFSELMTRMKVARMLARLEAGVVEHTRREGQRVVQEQRLLDAALAEIWQTREEKRSESERLELLMAEQAASLRELETERKDLKNSLLELNMNEQKLNYILADLEQQRTETAARMPDTDTGAGSLAAQAGRLDWPVQGELVRGFGRSVHPQFKTVTLNNGWNIAAGAGAPVAAVAGGKVEFSDDLPGFGPCVILDHGEGYYTLYAHLGQVFVAKGDAIARGQVLAEVGRPSGAEEPQLYFELRQGRTPLDPGDWLKSR